ATCACATTAAGGGCagattgttaaaaaaaacttgtGTTCATACATGTGAGAAATTGAGCCTAATTCagcaaaaataaagcatttatcCCAAATTTCTGGTCAAGATTTTAAATATTATCAAAGGCTCTAAAAGCAAATTATTTGAACATAATATTAACATATTAAATGTTATCTATAAAAGAAATGTGCTCATTATTTAAAAGTTGTCTTACCATTCCAGAGTAGCTGGTGTCGAATGTGGTTTAGAGGccctgttgttttccttttcttcttctgcaacaaacagcacatttaatattttgaacaagctgctggtggaaacaaacacattctGCAAGAATAACAAACGTTTGCAAGGTGCAAATCTATGTTGCTTCTATTTTCCTCCTTTGCAGTCAGGTTTAGGTCAGGATTACAATAAATGTGAAGTTGACAATGACGGAGAAATGGCTGTAGTTttagcatttgtgtgtttgtgctgcttacGTTCATCGTTGGAAATGTTCCCCAGAGATGTGTGGCTGGAGTAACGTTTGTTCTCGCTCTCACTGAGGCATCTTTCAATCCAACTCTCTAAAAGAAGAAATTACGCTACATTTAAGGATTGCTCCGACATTATGGCAGCAGGTGTTATAATAGTAATTAAGTTGAAACACACAATTCTACAACAGCAACTTGTATTGGAAACAATGAGCCAATTTGATTAATATTTTCCCCAGAATTCTTCAAAAACTGTGTTTATGCAGCCACGCACACATCTGCAGATCTACCATCACTAAATTTGTCAGgaagatttaaaaacaaaagcaagaaaacTAGATTAGTTTGGGAAGGGTGCAGCCATGACTCTATCTGAGGTGTTTTCACCAGGATGGCAGGAATCCAGTATTGTTCCCAGGAGACTCCAAGCGTGCACACATGCTTAAAAGAGCCTGTTCTCAGGACAGATAGAAGCCATTGTCCTGTTTTAATTTCCATTTGGAAAAAGCTCAACTGgtccacaaaacacagaagccCTCAGCAGGAAAGAgccagaaaagaagaggaataAAAGTTTccatcattaaaaatgtaaacttgATATTTCTGGAAGGGTGAGCCGCTGATGCACTGTGTCAGTGCCAATCTGTTGATCGCACCCTCAGCGCATTATTTTATCCCCCCTAATTCTTaccttaaaatgtttttatctctGTATTTGTGAGTTACTGACGTGCAGATTATGTAACAACACCTGTCACACGTGTCCAAAAGCCGCACATGAGTTCGCATTGCCTTAAATATAAAGACtatttttgattaaaaattACTTGTTGAAATTTCACAGCAAcgaccaaataaataaataaataaaaccaacaaatgcagggatttttttgctttttaaaaaaaaggtgagtCCACTGAAGTGAAGCTAATTCTCCAGAGGCTCAGACCTCAAGCTTCATTTGTCACAGGATCAGATAAGTTGGGGATCTAAATAATTGGATTAAAATTGATCAACAAGTCAAATGGGGGTTCGCTCATTTAATAACACCCTTGGGGCTAAACTTCTCCACGCTGCAGCAGTGGACTACAAATTCCGTATTGCACTCTTCAAATAGAATCATTTTTACTTTACCGAGAAGCTTCCCAGACTCCAGTGTTAAACGGAATATTCCTTTACCCACCTCTAAATTATTTATCATAGCGTTATGATGTAAAAGCACTATTTTTACTCAATTAAGTAATAAATGACAATTAATTGGAAAAAAGAGATTTAGGGAGTGTTTTGTGGATTATCTGTGACTTTTCATGGTTCAGTAGAGAAACTGTTGTGGCGACTGCTGTCAAGAATATCCCTATAAACATTTGTTCATAAATAACCCCTGACACAAAACCAATTAATTTAAATATAAGCTCATCCTGGCACTTGTTCTTACAGGCTGCAGAGAAAGTTCAGACCAATCCAACAGATCGGCGGCAGCTCACCCAGCAGAAGCTCATTTTCTCCACAAAGCAACCagatttcaaaaaaaaaaaaaaagaaaaaagactgaCCTGTGGAATCCATGtcagcctcctccagcagcccgcAATGCATCCTCTTCCCATCAACAACACTGGCTCCACCAAAGAAAATGGCTTAGGGCACGTTTCCCCCTCCTCAGTAGCTCTTCCTTCGTCTTGCTCTGAGTTTCCGTGACCACTGCCCGTCACGGGAGATGTTGAGGATCTGAGGTTCACCAAAAGAGGGGTGGTATtggcagaggagagggggggagaggtgggaatgagggaggaaagaagaggtgGGGGGATAGAGACTCCAGAAATCCAGCGGGGGGAAAGCCAGACCCGTCAAAATGTTTGCTGATGTTTCATGGGAAAGGGGCTGATTTTATAGGAGCCCTGATGGGGACATGTCATTGATAGGCTTGGAAGGCTGATGAATGGCCCCAAGTCAGATGGGGATGTGGCAAGGCTCACTGGAAGTCTTTTGTGGAGCTGTTTTGAATAAGAAAAGCTCCCtcccaaccaaaaaaaaaaaagaggcttagATCTACGCAGTCCTAACACTGTGGCCTCCCCGTCTTCCACGATGGCATTTAATACGTTTTTATACTTCGCAGcgccacataaacacacatcccTGCACAAACCACAGCTCCTCTCTTCACTTCTGTGTTTAACCCGTTTAACTGGTACAGCCCCCACACGCACTTGTTGCAATCAGGATAAGCTGCACTGATCAAACTATAaactatatgtgtgtgtatatatatatatatttatatgttttgggttttttttttttagagtcaACACCCTCGTCACACATTTTAGAAGATGCTTAAAACGGCACCAGCGTAGATTTACTGGTGAAGTTGTCAGCCTCTTTACTGCTGGCTCTTTCGCTGTGGCAACCTTAATTTTGGTGTGCCTCTGAGAAGAGGGAATGGTCACAAAGGGGGGGAAGTAAAAGTGCAAAGCCCGAGACTGGGAGGGCTCTGATGGAGTGCCTGAGAGCTGGAGAAGGGAAAGCTGTGATTAGAATATGAATGGAACCacgggagagggggagaagagaggggaaagaagaggggagaagagaaaggCGGATTATGGCTGAATTACTCACAACACCATGGATGGCAAAGGGGGACTTTCTCTGTCAGCGCGCAGGCATGGGCACCGCTGCTGCCCCTCTCCAAAGTGCAGCTCGCAGCCACCTGGAAGCATGTGTGGGACAAAGCTGCAGCAACATCACACGGGATCATGTGAGCAGAGTTGGTTAAAAACATCCATCTGGGGCGAAAAGGGAAATTTAAACGCCGGCAGAGAGAGCGACGACGAGTATCGTTAGACCAGGAGATGGTCGAAGCCAGAAACATGGAGGCCGGTAACGGCAGATAAACTGTTTGAGGTGTGAATGGAGCCTGGCGCAAAGCTGTGACCTCAACAGAGGATCTAATTAATTTCAGTCCAATGAGAAGGTGGAGTCTCCCTGTGAGGACGCCCTTTATTTTGTGTCCTGTTATCTGCTTATTAGAGCCTTATAAAATAGGACAGGTGCAGCCACCAAAAGGGCCTCTTCCACCCTTCCTTTTCTTACACGCTCCGCCTGCACAAACGGATGTGTACTGCTTTTGTTCAGTCAAAAGACCCCAATTGAGTTGTGTGTATGCGTTGGTGGGGGGCACGGTTACGCTACGTACAATATGTTGGTGGTATTAAGACCTGTTTGGAAAAAGGAAACTATAAAGCTACTGTGTGTTAGCGTCAGTGTGAATGAGGGCGATGAGCATGTTCATTTACCGACTGTTTGATCATCAGGTGGATTTATTTTCTCCTGATGCACTTTTGAGCGGCCAAATATGCGTTTCCAGTTTGCTTTAAACTGTTTCTGCTCACACAatataaatatgcaaaaaatgtgcttttcttGATTTTTTATGCTGTTAAATTTGCATCTAAATTCAGTATAACCGAGTTCTTAGCGACAGCTCCAGGTAAATATTTCAAATGTGCTTATTTAACTGGTTTTAACTTGGCTTCTACTTCACATTACCATAAAAAAGGGGCATTTTGTGCTTCATTTGACTCCAAAGACAACACTAAACCAACAGATCATGAGCCGCTCACACTCTGAGATGAGCTGGTTGCTAATTTAAAGCTatgatggaaaagaaaatatatattatgatgcagcagaaacagcagagagaagtCAACAGGAGGTAGTAAAGGTATAGTGATGCTGGTGACTAATTTTACTGGGACTGTACACTGAGGTGACCTGAAACATTAATTAAGCTGATTCAATTACCCTATTTTAATGCATCAAGATAAATCATTTAATTTTAAGACATAAAATCTAGCCTAAACTTATTTTTTCCCctaatattattattagaacattttaatttatggcAAAATATGTTTATTTCCTGCCGTTTCTTGTTGATAACCTTGATTATAAATCTGCGGTTGTGTTACTCAGTCACCAATAccacaaacaagaaaaacaaagggtGAAGAAATGATTAGATCCAATTTATTATTTACAAATACAAAAAGCAAAATGGTGAAGAAGTAACAACAAAATGAAACTTCACACCGGTCTGGTTTGGGGACACCAAGAAAACACCAACTTAATTCATCTTCACcctctttttcctgctcttcacaAACAGTCTTATCTGATGCGACGCTTGGGCGTGCCGTCTCCTCGTCCCCATCACTCGTTGTAGCGGGACAGTTTGAGTCTGGGGATAATGTTCATGGACTGAAGCTCCTGAAAAAGCAGCTTGCAGGCGTACGGGATTCGCAAGGAGGAAACATGACAGGAAGACTTACAGTAGTGGCACCTGCAGAACACCAAATACACACCATTAACCTGAAATCAGGACAAGCTAGACATGATAATCTAGCTATTACAAGAAATCAAAGTACTCAGGACCCCAACAAAGGACTGATTTAGGAGCAGTGGACTTGGTTAACTTACCAGCCAGAGTAGCCCAACAGGCCACACTGTCCACACACATCCACTTCAAACGCATCACTTGAAATCATGAGGCGCTCCAGCAGCAACATGCTGGCACCATAGCCGATCAGGCAGTCACGTTCCATCTCTCCCAGACGGAGACCTCCATCCCTGGAGCGACCTTCTGTCGGCTGCCTGAAGGTCAAACggagacaacaacaaacaggtcAGGCGCAGGTAATCTTCTCCATCTGAGCACCTTAATGACACCTCAGTTACAAAAACACTGGCTTTCTTCAAAAAAGAGGCATCATTTGTATGAGCTGACTGCCTTTACCTGGTGAGAACAGCTCTGGGACCTCTGGCTCTGGCGTGCATTTTATCAAGGACCATGTGCTTCAGTTTCTGGTAGTACACAGGACCGAAGTAGATGTAAGCTTCCAGAGGCTCCCTGAGGAGACGAGAGCAACCAAACATGGGGCTCTATTAAACCATTAAAATCAGGCTAACAGTAAAATACTGAAAATACAATACTGGATTCTGCCATCCAGTGAAgacaaatgtctttattttcatataGGACTATTTCAGGCACTTTTAACATTGCTTTGAATTATTCTGTGGCgggcaattttaaaaaagggaaaaagagacAACGTTAGGAACCATAAACAGAATATTTTTAAAGTTCTGTGTGTTCAGTAGTGTGTCTACGTCATGTCTAAAGTGTTGATAATTACCCTGTGATTCCCGATGTGACATAGTCTTTGCCTTGGTAGTTGTAACCATGGCGAATGAGATCTTCACAAACATCCTTCACCTTGCTGCCACCAAACGCTGTACCGTAGTGGAACCTTCCATCCAGGACCCCCGCCTTCCCTGCCAGCAGTTCAATCAGCTTccccacctgacacacacaatcacacacacgcgcacacacattttATTGCCTGCAACGTGTTGAGATTCACACTCGGGCCTGTCGACGGCATGGGTGAGGTTAGATGTAACGTCTAAGCTTGGGGGCTCCAAGGATGACCGATTTCAACAATTCCATGGGGGTCGGACCCATCGGACCCCTGACCTCGCCACATAAAAGGAAAAACCTACACTCATTTCAGTCTCAGGCCAAAGACATATCCTCCTGAGGCAAACATTTCTGAGTCttttccatgacaaccagagTCAACAAACATGTTGAAACTGACACCTCGGGCAGAACGTGGCCATCTTTACATGTATGTTCAGCAGCATCTTACAGTTCACACTCAGATAACATTCAAGTCAGATAAAACTTCCACGTAAAGCGGTTGGCAGCCATCTCCGCAGTGACAACGATCTGTTTGTGAACAGTAAGATCGCTGCTCGGCGGCATCAATGGACGTGTGCTCTGGAAGCCAAAGATAAACCAGAGAGACGAGGAGAGGGGATAATGAGCGCTGTGTCTCAGAACAGCCAacagaaacttctgaagagcaaTGGTCAACATGGAGACAGAGGTGATTCAGACTGAGGCAACAGTCACACGATGCACACGCCTGGACCAGGTTTTGGTGGATAACACACACTAAATAAACTCATCTAAGGGTACCTACTGTCATTCTGGAGGGATATCCGTGAGGGTTCATGATAATGTCGGGACAGATGCCCGTGTCACAAAATGGCATGTCCTCCTGTGGAACAATAAGGCCGCAAACACCTAAaggaacaaacaggaaaaaaaaatcacattttaatcatttccaAATGTTGGAAAATTCCGCGTAGGCTTTTTTAGACTATGAGATTAAATGTTATTCTGTCTCAAAATAGAGTTCAGGGGGAAGTAATCCTTTCAATTTTCTGATAACTGCAAGTTGCGGCTCTATTTTCGCGGTAATGTGACACACAAACATTTGGTTATATGGTTATTTGGGGACTTGCAGCAAGACTTGGGCCACTAGTGGACATTTCCAGACTGAAGTAGACAGACGGGCTTGTCTTTTTTCTTCACATGAGATGGGGATGAGAACTGCGGTAGCCAGGAGTTTAAGTGTGAGTGCAAATGTTTGCTGAGGGGCCGAAGCACTCTTCCCTGACCAAGGCAAACAGATTCTAGATCCATTTGCAAATGAAAAACGGTGAAGccgagcaggaagtggaaaaaaaagatgcttaGCTTGACAAGGGAGACTGGGATTACACATCCATGACTTTCAGTTCAGTTAAGGGGAAGTGCAGAGAATCAactgaagaggagaagctgaatgCGTGCACGTGGGAAGAAATCACTATTAGCCCGACAGAAATGTGGTGGACTGTTAATGTCTTATGGGATGCTGCAACATAATGTTGATGAGGAACAATTCAGGCCGTTTACAGTAACAGTCAGACAAATCCAGgatgaaggaagaaaaaagaggaaaggacAGGACGACAGGACAgagggggggaaataaaaagaaCGGATGCTCCAAAATGTAATACTGAATAAAAGCTTTGGTAAAAGAGGGAGACAGCGAGTGAAAACTTAACAGAGCAACTGAAAGGggggagcagggagggagggaggagagagagactcGTTCTCATAGCAGACATGCtcagtgttgtttgttttgtgtgaaaGTGAATGATAAAAGAGGCATGAAATCAGCAGAGAAAGGCAAGACAACAGCAAGGGTCCAGAGCCCTCCATCACAGCTCATACAGCTCCATGCTGGCATCTCCAACAATGGCCCAGTACTAGTGAAACCCCTTTCACCTCCTCCTACACCtccacagctgtgtgtgtgtgtgcatgcatgcatgcgcgTGCCCAGCAAATAATTAACTTATTCTGCTCTGCTGACCAGAACTTATAAGCCTCGTCAAAAGTAGCTCAAAGACATCGCTGCAGTCCAATTTACTTTTAACAAAACAATGAATCTTGATTCGGGTTTCTGGTTTGCAATCAACTGGTTGAGGTTATTGACTAAAATGAGAGGGGCAAAAGTAATAAACATTTGTTATATTTTAAGTACCCATAAAGCCCTCAACATGACATCAAAGATGCCACATCGTTCACATCTGGGGCTTTTCCGTCCAGATCTCCGCCTAACCCCGCAGcgacctctccctctctctccgtcaCCATCCAAGACAGAACGCATTGTTCCAACCTGAACTGACCCAGTGGCCACAGCGGTAATGAGGAGAGTAAATTATGCATGGCGCCAGTTAGCTTTTTGATTAAAACATCATACAAGCCCTCTATAGGGGAGGTGCCGCAAAACAATGGTGGTTGTAAACACTTTTCCCCCCAGTAGCAGTAGAATACTGCTGGGTTGTAATAAATTTGCATAGTCTGGCAAAGGACAAAGAGCCAATTAACTGAAAAGAGCTCTTGAAAGATGAGGACAGGGGGCAGTGACAGTAACAGCTACTGGGACTGGATTTAATACGTACACCAGCTCAGACAGAacaaaaaacttttaaaactttttttttttaaatctttcatgACAGGCACAAATGTTCTGTATTGCACCTTTCTGTCCATGCCGACTGCTGAATTTGTCTCCTAtctctggtctcctggtctgtCTCAGAAGAATCTTGATGAGGAAAGCGTCTTCGGCATTAGATGAGATCATGACCTTCTCGATGTACGAGTCCGTAGAGCCTTTATAGCTAGGAAGTGACAACAGGGTGAGTGGCATCACAAGTTTAGATCAAGTTTTATGCgcagaagctgagcagcatAAACAGGACTTACCAAATGGGCACGTCTCTGTACTGGGGCTGACCTGTCTGGGTACTGCCCTCCAGTGGTGTCTGGGTGACAGTTGGCATGGATTTGTTCACCAGCACCTGTTTGTTCTCCACTCTCTCACCTGGACCCACACAGAGGATGTATAGGACAAACAAGAAGGCAAACCAAACTCTGGGCTGCAAACTGACCAGACTTGCACACTGCATAAACAAATctaaaaaatggaaattggaCCTGCGGCTATGAGAATCAGCATAAAAGTAAAATACAATAACACATTTACCATATTAAATAGGAATTCTGTGGCTTCTCCCTTTAGGCATTTTACTGGTAGTGCAGGCAATAAAATCCACCATTAATAAAACAGTTTGGAGCTCTATCTGTTACTTCAAAACAGGTctcctttgtttgttttacgTGCATGACTAACGCACGGTTGTTGAAGCCACCGATCCATTTTAGTGTGGTCGTTACATCAACAACCAACGCCACctgaaaaccaaaataaaggaTGTAATATActtaaaatatttaatacttCTACACTGATGTCCCAGCTGCTTTACAATGTTATTAAAAAATACTTTTACATATTACTTATGATGTAGtatgtcatatttattattgcagcaggagcaggaaggagcagaaaggCATGTTCCTCTCCTAAACAAACTGCTGGTACGCACCCGGGGAGCAGATGCCATCAGCATCAAGTATGTTGTGACGCCAGATGGGTTTTCGTGTGGCAGCATCCAGCATGGGCCCCATCACCTTATCAAAGGTCTGATTGGTGTAGCGCCGCAATGTGCACTTGGAGTTTTTGTAAACAAGGCATCGACCAAAGCCTGCAGAGAGACCTCAAGATTAGCCTCGCCTAGCGGCTGCATTCTGGGCAGGTGGCTAGCCAATAGCCCAATGAGCCAGCTGATACGTCTCATCTTGGACTCCTCATGTCTCATCTCACCTCTGTCAAGAGAGGCTTTGTTCAGAATCAGAGCATCTTCAATGTCGTAGCCACTGTAGCTCATCACGGCCACGGTGGCGTTCTGTCCAGCAGGAAGTTTCTCAAACTCAATAATTTCAATGGTTTTTGTTTTCACCATTGGCCTCTGAGGATACGCCAGCAGGTACATCAGAGTGTCGATGCGATTTCTTTGGTTGTAGCCAATAGTGCCTGGAAAGAGAACAtacatcaaagaaaaatgctttttatCTTTAAGGGATTATATATACATCTGAATATTCTGAAATAGATTTAGAAATAAAAGCGCCATATAAGGTAGAAGATGCTAAACATTTTCCAAATATAACTAATCGGATGTGATGCAACCTTTcgataaaggaaaaaaacaaactccaaaatgttgaaagacaTATTCGTATCGGTCCTGCTTAGTGCCAGTTCAACCTGCAGGTGTTTGAATGTTGATAAGACATGGTCCAATTAGCGCCGCAAGTGGATCCCAGAGGCGGACTGGGAAGAGTTATGACATAAAGCCTGGCCTCCCTCAAACCTTGACGTTTGTCATATGCGATTACTTGACAATCTGCCTACAAGCACTCAGACTGTGATAATGGGCTGgaggaacaaaaacagattAGCACATGTATAGACCTGTCCCCACTAAACAGGCCAAGCAGAGGATATTGGACCAAATATAGTTCCAGTCTGTGTTTTTGGAATAAAGGAGGGGGACGGAGGTGACGCggtgaggggtggggtggggtgggggggtgactgCAGCTCTTACGAATGTTAGTGACTCCGTTTGGGGAAGTTTTGGTTACCAAGGAGCTGCGGGTGTTCACTCCGTGGTCTTTCGCAGCTGAGCACACTGACCCCCTGAGCGCCGCCAGAACAGACACAATGAATTGCTAATGACACTCTGGGTGACTGGCAGGGAAAGggcctctgcacacacacagcacaataGAGAACCTACGCAAGAGCCCCATGTTTGATGTCCATgcgcatacacacactgacacgCACATAAGAAAAACACTCAATCACACATACAAATGTTTTCTGACAAGAAGTGGAGTCGGCGCAGAGTTTTGGGGGAGGCGAACCAGCAGGCTGCTTGTATCTATGTATTTGTTATTCTAATGTCCTTTTGTATGATTTTAACTTGAGCAAATACAATTCTAAACTAGGAGCTTGAAGAATGCGACTGAGGCAAGATGGACTTACTGTCTACATCTATTTTCATGTGTACGCCTGCACAAATCTAACAAAAAACCCAGTTGTGTGCAGGATGTTTGAGAAAGGATTTGAGTTCCTCAGGAGTTTATTGACCTGTCCGCTGACTCCAACTGCCTCCCCAGCTGATTCTTACCCATTGCCTGCTTGCCCATAGCACACTGGTATGTGTTCCTGGGAGACTGATTGTGATGTGGATAAGGAATGAGACCGGCACACACGCCGAGCAGCGTGAAGGGTTCGATCTCCAAGTGTGTCGTGTCCCTACAGAatagaacaaaagaaaaacatgccAGGCTGAGAAATTATCTTGTTTTTATACGTCAGTTCATCTGTGTGTTCTCACTTGTGTATCATGTGTTCATAGAGGGCGATCTGACAGTCATTCTCTTCGTTGACGTCAAGGTACTCCACCAGCCCATCGTGAAGAAAGTCTTCAAAGTTTCTAGGGGCAAGAATAGAGTGTTTTAGAAATCCAAGCACCATGTTTATTAAAGCCAGCCTCCTCTATGAGATCTATCAAGCTCACCTGTAGCCCTGGGACAGATCTTCgatatgtttgtttttcaccATCGGCTGTCCTTTCTTCACAATAATGTATGGCCTGTTGGAATCCAGGAAGACacacaaaacatttttaaatgttgtgttAGCATAGAATTGTTACTGTGAAACTGTAGGTATAAAAAGCCCAAATGGCTCACCTGCACAGACGACCTCCATCAGAAGAGATGTAGACACAGCGGTCGGTCAAGTTGGTGGAGATGGACACAAACTCGTTAATAAAACCTGCCCTGCGCATCAGCCTGAAAGTGCCAACTAGTTTCTGGTGATCTCTGATCACACCCAGAATGTTACCTGTTGATGTAACACAAGCACGTAGACACAGATGAAGCTGACATTCATGTGGTTACATGTATCTCAGCAGCAACTTAACTGTGATGACTTCATGTTTCTACAGGAAATGATGGCATCGTCTGAAAAGGACCACAATCCTTCTCTAACAGCTGTGAACTATATCTCCCCAGCCTTGACCGGGCGAAGTATGGTGAGAACCAATTATCTCCGTAATTGATCAGTCATCAATCTTTTCTGCTAAACGTGAGGCAAAAACCACAAATTCATGCGAcaacctgaagcagcagcaatGCTGCTACCTGTACATCCATCCGTCCCTCTGTGTACAAGTTATGAACAAAATTTACTGaaaatttttcaaaaatgttgaaCAGGGGGCCAAGGAACAGATGATTACGTTTCGGTGCATTCAGGAGGGACTTTGACTACGACTGTTTTAGTC
The nucleotide sequence above comes from Takifugu rubripes chromosome 9, fTakRub1.2, whole genome shotgun sequence. Encoded proteins:
- the polr3b gene encoding DNA-directed RNA polymerase III subunit RPC2; amino-acid sequence: MEILGAEFCDMSPQELAAPVNTVAEKWKLLPAFLKVKGLVKQHIDSFNYFINVEIKKIMKANEKITSDADPMWYLKYLNIYVGMPDVEESFNVTRPVSPHECRLRDMTYSAPITVDIEYTRGSQRIIRNALPIGRMPIMLRSSNCVLTGKTPMEFAKLNECPLDPGGYFIVKGQEKVILIQEQLSKNRIIVDQDRKGAVGASVTSSTHEKKSRTNMIVKQGRFYLRHNTLSEDAPIAIIFKGMGVESDQEIVQMIGTEDYVMASFAPSLEECQKAQIFTQTQALRYLGNKVRRQRMWGGPKKTKMEEARELLASLILTHVPVKEFNFRAKCIYLAVMVRRVILAQGGNKVDDRDYYGNKRLELAGQLLSLLFEDLFKKFNSELKKIADQIIPKQRAAQFDVVKHMRQDQITNGMVNAISTGNWSLKRFKMDRQGVTQVLSRLSFISALGMMTRISSQFEKTRKVSGPRSLQPSQWGMLCPSDTPEGEACGLVKNLALMTHITTDMEDGPIIKLAFNLGVEDVNLLCGEELSYPSVFIVFLNGNILGVIRDHQKLVGTFRLMRRAGFINEFVSISTNLTDRCVYISSDGGRLCRPYIIVKKGQPMVKNKHIEDLSQGYRNFEDFLHDGLVEYLDVNEENDCQIALYEHMIHKDTTHLEIEPFTLLGVCAGLIPYPHHNQSPRNTYQCAMGKQAMGTIGYNQRNRIDTLMYLLAYPQRPMVKTKTIEIIEFEKLPAGQNATVAVMSYSGYDIEDALILNKASLDRGFGRCLVYKNSKCTLRRYTNQTFDKVMGPMLDAATRKPIWRHNILDADGICSPGERVENKQVLVNKSMPTVTQTPLEGSTQTGQPQYRDVPICYKGSTDSYIEKVMISSNAEDAFLIKILLRQTRRPEIGDKFSSRHGQKGVCGLIVPQEDMPFCDTGICPDIIMNPHGYPSRMTVGKLIELLAGKAGVLDGRFHYGTAFGGSKVKDVCEDLIRHGYNYQGKDYVTSGITGEPLEAYIYFGPVYYQKLKHMVLDKMHARARGPRAVLTRQPTEGRSRDGGLRLGEMERDCLIGYGASMLLLERLMISSDAFEVDVCGQCGLLGYSGWCHYCKSSCHVSSLRIPYACKLLFQELQSMNIIPRLKLSRYNE